One genomic segment of Ricinus communis isolate WT05 ecotype wild-type chromosome 3, ASM1957865v1, whole genome shotgun sequence includes these proteins:
- the LOC8264845 gene encoding UPF0057 membrane protein At4g30660, with protein MPSKCEILCEILIAILLPPLGVCLRHGCCSVEFWICLLLTILGYVPGIIYALYAIVFVNRDEFFDEYRRPLYAAY; from the exons atgcCAAGCAAGTGTGAGATCCTATGTGAAATCCTTATCGCGATTTTGCTTCCTCCTCTAGGCGTTTGCCTCAGGCATGGATGTTGCAGC GTTGAGTTTTGGATTTGTTTGCTACTGACGATTCTAGGTTATGTACCTGGAATAATTTATGCGCTATACGCCATCGTTTTCGTCAACCGTGATGAGTTCTTTGATGAGTATAGACGTCCTCTTTATGCTGCGTACTAG
- the LOC8264842 gene encoding uncharacterized protein LOC8264842: MEFRFRAADSRPPEYFFHPSSSGTAYFSEHAFRANYHVIDSTQDSDLMRNEMLHREMEKDRIREQIIMEEMTMRRRILEAEVRREMMIEREIAMRAVGGYNDDSYEETLEPTILAPQFHFMNQLNNRRVEDRPAFPGRGFLDHSPRRLSEAWAGPDVNAAKENSKGKVVVLAKPDPNLFGVKRKAATPPVGGAHELPCTVLKKKPKEEWSCALCRVSATSEQGLNNHLRGKKHKAKEARLRANKMAKTPCSRPLPKKSLRQTKLTVSTADLELEPEAEAESVQVDKNDDDTDKKMGNKVAENNNDKLQVQKNGSVKSKKKNVVKKVLKEERTAEFRMKKKFKFWCEMCRIGAYSAVVMEAHEKGKKHLAQLQELGENGEVAVVASSSEASMKAKDAEAVAENAEEQMIENAINNGKNKGNLCR, from the exons ATGGAATTCAGATTCCGAGCTGCTGACAGTAGACCGCCGGAGTACTTCTTCCATCCCTCGTCCTCCGGTACCGCTTACTTTTCTGAACATGCATTTCGAG CAAACTATCATGTAATAGATTCTACACAAGATTCGGACCTAATGCGCAACGAAATGCTGCATCGCGAGATGGAGAAAGACAGAATAAGAGAACAGATAATCATGGAGGAAATGACGATGCGGCGTCGTATACTGGAAGCTGAGGTGAGGAGAGAGATGATGATTGAGAGAGAAATCGCAATGCGAGCAGTAGGAGGATACAATGACGACTCGTATGAGGAAACACTAGAACCTACTATATTAGCACCACAGTTCCATTTTATGAACCAGCTTAACAATCGCAGGGTCGAGGATCGCCCAGCATTTCCTGGTCGTGGCTTTCTCGATCACTCGCCACGGCGGTTATCGGAAGCTTGGGCAGGGCCTGATGTTAACGCTGCTAAAGAAAATAGCAAGGGTAAAGTAGTAGTACTG GCTAAGCCTGATCCAAATCTTTTTGGAGTAAAGCGGAAGGCTGCAACACCACCTGTAGGAGGTGCTCATGAGCTTCCTTGTACTGTATTAAAGAAGAAGCCTAAGGAAGAGTGGAGTTGTGCCCTTTGTCGTGTTAGTGCTACAAGCGAACAAGGTTTGAACAACCACCTTCGAGGCAAGAAGCATAAAGCTAAAGAAGCAAGATTGAGAGCAAATAAGATGGCTAAAACCCCCTGTTCTCGACCATTGCCGAAAAAAAGTCTAAGGCAAACTAAGCTTACTGTTAGTACTGCAGACTTAGAATTAGAGCCAGAAGCTGAAGCAGAATCTGTTCAGGTTGATAAGAATGATGATGACACGGACAAGAAAATGGGGAATAAAGTTGCAGAAAACAACAATGATAAATTACAAGTGCAGAAAAATGGAAGTGTGAAGagtaagaagaaaaatgtggTGAAGAAAGTCCTGAAAGAGGAGAGAACAGCAGAATTCaggatgaagaagaaatttaaGTTCTGGTGTGAAATGTGCAGGATAGGTGCTTACTCTGCAGTGGTGATGGAGGCTCatgaaaagggaaagaagCATCTAGCTCAGCTGCAGGAACTTGGTGAAAATGGTGAAGTTGCTGTGGTGGCATCATCATCAGAAGCTAGCATGAAGGCGAAGGATGCGGAAGCTGTGGCTGAAAACGCAGAAGAGCAGATgatagaaaatgccataaaCAATGGGAAAAACAAAGGAAACTTGTGCAGATAA